In Chryseobacterium camelliae, one DNA window encodes the following:
- a CDS encoding DUF4296 domain-containing protein: MSMLACNGYIDKPKNLIPKDKMAEILADMAINDQATFVYPNSNLEAGTRFVLKAHQVKPADFVESFKYYTIKQKMKGIADDAQKILLEKDPKAEKYIQDKLKQNGNVPAFAR; encoded by the coding sequence ATGAGCATGCTGGCCTGTAACGGTTATATAGACAAGCCCAAAAACCTTATCCCGAAAGACAAGATGGCAGAAATTTTGGCTGATATGGCCATTAATGACCAGGCAACCTTTGTGTATCCTAACAGCAATCTTGAGGCGGGAACCAGGTTCGTGCTCAAAGCCCATCAGGTAAAACCTGCCGATTTTGTGGAAAGTTTCAAATACTACACCATTAAGCAGAAAATGAAAGGAATTGCCGATGATGCCCAGAAAATACTGCTGGAGAAAGATCCCAAAGCAGAAAAATATATACAGGATAAGCTGAAACAGAATGGAAATGTGCCGGCTTTTGCAAGATAA
- a CDS encoding S9 family peptidase, with protein MKAPQAKKIEKTLEIHGDQRMDPYFWLNERENPEVLRYLEEENSYADFMMKDTEELQEELFEEMKSRYKKDDESLPYFFNGYWYIVRYEEGKEYPIFCRKQHSLDRPEEIIVDVNILAEGESFFEVGSVAVSPDNLLASFSADNVGRRIYTINFKDLQTGEILPDKIPNTTGKAVWANDNKHVFYIRKDTNLRAFQVYRHQLGTDPSEDVLIFHEEDDTFDVNVFKTKSLKYIFIASSSTISDEHRFIPSDDVFADWTVIQPRMDDLEYSVEHYEDEFYIITNADDATNFKIVKTKISQCSMDHWVDVIPHRENVLLEGFEIFRDYLVLEEREQGLLQIKIINEKNGESYYLPFSDPTYTAYIGINLEFDTDILRYGYTSLTQPGSTYEYNMKEKTTQLLKQQEVLGGKFSPENYISERIWADSRDGKTKIPVSLVYHKDTVKSGDTPLLLYGYGSYGHTVDASFSNVRLSLLDRGFIYAIAHIRGGEYLGREWYEEGKMLYKKNTFFDFIDAGKFLIRENYTSSKHLYAMGGSAGGLLMGAVVNFEPKLFNGIVAQVPFVDVVTTMLDETIPLTTGEYDEWGNPNDREYYDYMKSYSPYDNVEAKDYPHMLITTGLHDSQVQYWEPAKWVARLRELKTDDHLLIFKTDMSAGHGGASGRFESLKEDALEYAFLIKLENKN; from the coding sequence ATGAAAGCTCCACAGGCAAAAAAAATAGAAAAGACACTTGAAATTCACGGGGACCAGAGAATGGATCCCTACTTCTGGCTCAATGAAAGAGAAAACCCTGAGGTACTACGCTATCTTGAAGAAGAAAATTCCTACGCAGACTTCATGATGAAGGATACGGAAGAACTTCAGGAAGAATTGTTTGAGGAGATGAAATCCCGCTATAAAAAAGACGACGAGTCGCTGCCTTATTTCTTTAATGGCTACTGGTACATCGTAAGGTACGAAGAAGGAAAAGAGTATCCTATTTTCTGCAGGAAGCAGCATAGCCTGGATCGGCCGGAAGAAATCATTGTGGATGTTAACATCCTGGCAGAAGGTGAAAGCTTCTTTGAGGTAGGCAGTGTGGCAGTAAGCCCGGATAACCTGCTGGCCTCATTTTCTGCCGACAATGTCGGAAGAAGGATCTACACCATTAATTTTAAGGACCTGCAAACCGGGGAAATCCTTCCTGATAAAATCCCTAATACGACTGGAAAAGCCGTATGGGCAAATGACAACAAACATGTATTCTATATCAGGAAAGACACGAATCTCCGAGCTTTTCAGGTATACAGGCACCAGCTTGGAACAGATCCCTCCGAAGATGTATTGATCTTCCATGAAGAGGATGATACTTTTGATGTCAATGTATTCAAAACAAAATCCCTCAAATATATCTTCATAGCAAGCTCCAGCACCATTTCGGATGAACACCGTTTTATCCCTTCGGATGATGTTTTTGCAGACTGGACCGTTATACAGCCAAGGATGGATGACCTGGAATATTCCGTAGAGCATTACGAGGATGAATTCTACATTATTACCAATGCTGATGACGCCACCAATTTCAAGATCGTAAAAACCAAGATCAGCCAATGCAGTATGGATCATTGGGTAGACGTTATTCCGCACAGGGAAAACGTACTCCTGGAGGGTTTTGAAATATTCAGGGACTATCTGGTTCTTGAAGAAAGAGAACAGGGATTGCTCCAGATCAAGATCATCAATGAAAAAAACGGGGAATCATATTACCTTCCTTTTTCAGATCCTACTTATACAGCTTACATCGGAATCAACCTTGAATTTGATACTGATATACTCCGTTACGGTTATACTTCCCTCACACAGCCCGGCTCTACCTACGAATACAATATGAAAGAGAAAACAACCCAGCTTCTGAAGCAACAGGAAGTATTGGGCGGCAAATTTTCTCCGGAAAATTATATTTCAGAAAGAATCTGGGCAGATTCCAGAGATGGCAAAACCAAAATCCCGGTTTCGCTGGTGTATCATAAAGATACCGTGAAATCCGGGGATACTCCCTTGTTACTTTACGGCTATGGAAGTTACGGACATACCGTAGACGCCAGCTTTTCCAATGTGAGATTATCCCTCCTGGACAGAGGATTTATTTATGCCATTGCGCACATCCGCGGCGGAGAATACCTGGGAAGGGAATGGTATGAAGAGGGAAAAATGCTGTATAAGAAAAATACTTTCTTTGATTTTATTGATGCAGGAAAATTCCTGATCCGTGAAAATTATACATCCTCAAAACACCTGTACGCCATGGGTGGAAGTGCGGGCGGACTGCTGATGGGAGCCGTCGTCAACTTTGAACCTAAGCTATTCAATGGGATTGTAGCTCAGGTTCCGTTTGTAGACGTGGTTACCACGATGCTCGATGAAACAATACCGCTGACTACCGGGGAGTATGACGAATGGGGAAATCCGAATGACCGGGAATACTACGACTACATGAAGTCCTATTCTCCGTATGACAATGTAGAAGCGAAAGATTATCCGCACATGCTGATCACTACCGGCCTTCATGATTCGCAGGTACAGTACTGGGAACCGGCCAAATGGGTAGCTAGGTTGCGTGAACTGAAAACAGATGACCATCTGCTGATTTTCAAAACTGACATGAGTGCTGGACACGGCGGAGCAAGCGGAAGATTTGAATCGTTGAAAGAAGATGCCCTGGAGTATGCGTTTTTAATAAAATTGGAAAACAAAAACTAA
- the ftsH gene encoding ATP-dependent zinc metalloprotease FtsH, whose product MNNKGFNWFFPIAIIALLLFFGSNFLGGDNAKSIDEDEFFQIMQAGKVQNVLIYKDTEKADVFLTQAARSEMVKKTAKQNDPFSSLGMASKADYTVKYGDLQLFLQKFDKIKADNPNLKTTKDYGAGKSPFADILVSALIWIAILGLFYFLLFRKMGGGGGPGGQIFSIGKSKAKLFDEKERIQVTFKDVAGLEGAKEEVQEVVDFLKNSEKYTKLGGKIPKGVLLVGPPGTGKTLLAKAVAGEAKVPFFSLSGSDFVEMFVGVGASRVRDLFAQAKAKSPAIIFIDEIDAIGRARGKNNFSGGNDERENTLNQLLTEMDGFGTDTNVIVMAATNRADILDKALMRAGRFDRSIYVDLPELHERRQIFDVHLKKIKLDDSVDREFLAKQTPGFSGADIANVCNEAALIAARNNHTAVNKQDFLDAVDRIIGGLEKKNKAIKPSEKKRVAYHEAGHATISWLVEHASPLLKVTIVPRGRSLGAAWYLPEERQLTTTEQMLDEMCATLGGRAAEQVIFNNISTGALSDLESVTKRAQAMVTIYGLSPNIGNISYYDSSGQSEYNFGKPYSEDTATKIDSEIKGIIENQYDRAVRILTENKDKLDALANKLLDKEVIFREDLEEIFGKRAWDPELTERPVANTIPGSKEPDEEIIIKDKEEESEIQAPESPTQL is encoded by the coding sequence ATGAACAATAAAGGATTTAACTGGTTTTTTCCGATTGCGATCATAGCTCTTTTGTTATTCTTCGGCTCCAATTTTCTAGGAGGCGATAATGCAAAATCTATCGATGAAGATGAATTCTTCCAGATCATGCAGGCGGGAAAAGTTCAGAACGTACTGATCTATAAAGACACGGAAAAGGCTGATGTATTCCTTACACAGGCTGCCCGTTCTGAAATGGTGAAGAAAACAGCTAAGCAGAATGACCCTTTTTCATCATTAGGAATGGCTTCAAAAGCCGATTATACGGTGAAATATGGTGACCTGCAGCTTTTCCTTCAGAAGTTTGATAAAATTAAAGCAGATAATCCCAACTTAAAAACAACCAAAGACTACGGAGCGGGTAAAAGTCCTTTTGCAGATATCCTGGTTTCTGCATTGATCTGGATTGCTATCCTTGGGTTATTTTACTTCCTTCTTTTCAGAAAGATGGGCGGTGGCGGAGGTCCCGGAGGACAGATTTTCTCTATCGGGAAGTCCAAAGCCAAGCTTTTCGATGAAAAAGAGAGGATCCAGGTAACGTTTAAAGATGTTGCAGGATTGGAAGGTGCCAAAGAAGAAGTTCAGGAAGTGGTGGATTTCCTTAAAAACTCTGAAAAATATACCAAGCTGGGCGGTAAAATCCCGAAAGGAGTTCTGCTGGTAGGCCCTCCGGGAACCGGTAAAACATTACTTGCGAAAGCCGTTGCGGGCGAAGCCAAAGTGCCGTTCTTCTCTCTTTCCGGATCTGATTTCGTTGAAATGTTTGTAGGAGTAGGAGCTTCCAGGGTAAGAGACCTTTTTGCACAGGCAAAAGCAAAGTCCCCGGCCATTATCTTTATTGACGAGATTGATGCGATTGGACGTGCCAGAGGAAAAAATAATTTCTCAGGCGGTAATGATGAGCGTGAAAATACCCTTAACCAGCTGCTTACGGAAATGGATGGTTTCGGAACAGATACTAATGTTATCGTCATGGCAGCAACCAACAGGGCTGATATTTTGGACAAGGCATTGATGAGAGCCGGGCGTTTTGACCGTTCCATCTATGTAGACCTTCCTGAACTGCATGAAAGAAGACAGATCTTTGACGTGCATTTGAAGAAAATCAAGCTTGATGATTCCGTAGACAGGGAATTCCTGGCAAAACAGACCCCTGGATTCAGCGGAGCGGATATTGCCAATGTATGTAACGAAGCAGCACTTATCGCTGCGAGAAACAACCATACCGCAGTAAATAAACAGGATTTCCTGGATGCAGTAGACAGGATCATCGGCGGTCTTGAAAAGAAAAATAAAGCCATAAAGCCTTCTGAAAAGAAAAGAGTTGCCTATCACGAAGCCGGACACGCCACCATCTCATGGCTGGTAGAACATGCTTCACCGCTGCTGAAAGTAACTATTGTTCCAAGAGGACGTTCTCTGGGAGCTGCATGGTACTTACCTGAAGAACGTCAGCTGACCACTACCGAGCAGATGCTTGATGAAATGTGTGCCACGCTGGGGGGAAGGGCTGCCGAACAGGTGATTTTCAATAATATCTCTACAGGAGCACTTTCCGATTTGGAGAGTGTAACGAAAAGAGCCCAGGCTATGGTAACGATCTACGGATTAAGCCCGAATATAGGTAACATTTCCTATTATGACAGTTCAGGCCAGTCAGAATACAACTTCGGCAAGCCCTACTCAGAAGATACGGCAACCAAGATTGATTCTGAAATCAAGGGGATTATTGAAAACCAGTATGACCGTGCTGTAAGAATCCTTACGGAGAACAAAGATAAACTGGATGCATTGGCCAATAAGCTGCTGGATAAGGAAGTGATCTTCCGTGAGGACCTTGAAGAAATCTTCGGTAAACGGGCATGGGATCCTGAATTGACAGAGAGACCTGTAGCCAATACTATTCCGGGGTCTAAAGAACCGGATGAAGAAATCATCATTAAAGACAAAGAAGAGGAAAGCGAAATTCAGGCTCCTGAAAGCCCTACTCAGCTGTAA
- a CDS encoding uroporphyrinogen-III synthase has translation MRIKSILVSQPAPSESSPYLDIAKKEKIKIDFRPFIHVEGVDNKELRTQKIDLTQYTGIIFTSKNAIDHYFRLAEELRFAVPDTMRYICQSEAIANYLQKHIVYRKRKISFGEKNFSDLLPLFKKFPTEKYLLPSSDVLSPDIVKTLDAANINWTRAIMYRTVCSNLTDIDIKEYDMLIFFSPQGIKSLQQNFPDFKQEDTKIGVFGNTTLAAAEEAGLKVDLMAPTKETPSMTMALEKYIKALHK, from the coding sequence ATGAGAATAAAGTCTATATTGGTCTCTCAACCAGCGCCGAGTGAGTCATCTCCATACCTGGATATTGCAAAGAAGGAAAAAATAAAAATTGATTTCCGACCGTTTATCCACGTAGAAGGAGTTGACAATAAAGAACTTAGAACACAGAAAATTGATCTTACGCAGTACACAGGGATTATTTTCACCAGTAAGAATGCCATTGATCATTACTTCAGGCTAGCTGAAGAGCTGCGTTTTGCAGTACCGGATACCATGAGGTATATATGCCAGTCCGAGGCCATTGCCAACTATCTTCAGAAGCATATCGTATACCGAAAAAGAAAAATCAGCTTCGGGGAGAAAAACTTCTCAGATCTTTTACCTCTCTTTAAAAAATTCCCGACTGAAAAATACCTTCTTCCTTCCTCTGATGTATTAAGCCCGGATATTGTAAAAACACTGGATGCCGCCAATATCAACTGGACGCGCGCCATTATGTACCGTACAGTATGCAGCAACCTTACCGACATCGACATCAAGGAATATGACATGCTTATTTTCTTCAGCCCGCAGGGGATTAAGTCTTTACAGCAGAACTTCCCTGATTTCAAGCAGGAAGATACTAAAATAGGTGTTTTCGGAAATACGACTTTAGCCGCTGCAGAAGAAGCAGGACTGAAGGTGGATCTGATGGCTCCGACCAAAGAGACGCCGTCTATGACCATGGCTCTTGAAAAGTATATTAAGGCACTGCATAAGTAG
- a CDS encoding DUF4271 domain-containing protein, with protein sequence MPSPQNFVNHVRIPENNDWVIFILLGCIFLYLFMMNIVEREASLRDFLLQKYFDSSNNLPSWIITSSITTLTLATLISQTIPTVPQFISEIQISGFQLNKFGYTLLVIAFFYLSKSALGFMFYHSTGDGKKWAVFYFTATKFYFILSFILIVLCIVHYYFPVDRHELFFYYLIFSLFVFIFKIFFYLFHRNNILPQKWYYKFLYICTLQITPLLLLWKLLFF encoded by the coding sequence TTGCCATCACCACAAAATTTTGTTAATCACGTAAGAATCCCCGAGAATAACGACTGGGTCATCTTTATATTATTAGGCTGTATTTTTTTATACCTTTTTATGATGAACATCGTAGAAAGGGAAGCCAGCCTGCGCGACTTTCTGCTCCAGAAGTATTTTGACTCCAGCAACAACCTTCCCAGCTGGATCATCACCTCCTCCATTACCACACTTACGCTTGCCACTCTCATATCCCAGACCATACCTACGGTTCCGCAGTTTATTTCAGAGATTCAGATCTCAGGGTTTCAGCTGAACAAGTTTGGATATACCTTACTGGTGATTGCATTTTTCTACCTGTCTAAATCAGCTCTGGGCTTTATGTTTTATCACAGCACGGGGGACGGAAAAAAATGGGCTGTATTTTATTTTACGGCTACCAAATTTTATTTTATCCTTTCTTTTATCCTGATCGTTCTCTGCATCGTGCATTATTACTTCCCGGTAGACAGGCATGAATTATTTTTTTATTACCTGATTTTCTCCTTATTTGTATTTATTTTCAAGATTTTTTTCTATTTATTTCACAGAAACAACATTTTGCCTCAAAAATGGTATTATAAATTTTTGTATATTTGCACCCTCCAAATCACACCACTATTGCTGCTTTGGAAATTATTATTTTTTTAA
- the tgt gene encoding tRNA guanosine(34) transglycosylase Tgt, translating into MNFFTIHKTSEGKSRAGEITTDHGVVQTPIFMPVGTVASVKTVHQRELKEDIKAQIILGNTYHLYLRPGMDVMQKAGGLHKFMNWDQPILTDSGGFQVFSLADTRKMTEEGARFKSHIDGSYHMFSPERSMEIQRQIGADIFMAFDECTPYPCEYNQAKTSMELTHRWLKRCIDWTEQNPELYGYKQRLFPIVQGSTYSDLRKISAEVISEAGAEGNAIGGLSVGEPEEEMYRITDEVTDILPKEKPRYLMGVGTPWNILESIGLGIDMMDCVMPTRNARNGMIFTWQGVVNLKNEKWKDDFSPLDEFGTSFVDQEYSKAYVRHLFVSKEYLGKQIASIHNLAFYLDLVKVAREHIVAGDFYEWKKSVLPVLRQRL; encoded by the coding sequence ATGAATTTTTTTACCATACATAAAACCTCTGAGGGTAAGTCCAGGGCAGGAGAAATAACCACAGATCACGGGGTGGTTCAGACACCGATTTTTATGCCGGTGGGAACCGTGGCCAGTGTAAAGACCGTTCATCAGAGAGAGTTAAAAGAAGATATTAAGGCGCAGATTATTCTGGGCAATACCTACCACCTTTACCTGCGTCCGGGGATGGACGTCATGCAGAAGGCAGGCGGGCTGCATAAGTTCATGAACTGGGACCAGCCTATCCTTACCGATTCCGGAGGATTTCAGGTGTTTTCCCTTGCAGATACCCGTAAGATGACGGAAGAAGGGGCCCGCTTCAAATCTCATATTGACGGGAGCTACCATATGTTTTCACCGGAACGGTCTATGGAGATCCAGAGGCAGATCGGAGCCGATATTTTTATGGCTTTTGATGAATGTACACCATATCCATGTGAGTATAATCAGGCTAAAACCTCAATGGAGCTTACACACCGCTGGCTCAAAAGATGTATCGACTGGACAGAACAGAATCCTGAGCTGTATGGATACAAACAGAGACTATTCCCGATTGTTCAGGGATCAACCTATTCCGATCTAAGGAAGATTTCTGCAGAGGTGATTTCTGAGGCAGGAGCAGAAGGAAATGCTATCGGAGGATTGTCTGTGGGAGAGCCTGAAGAGGAAATGTACAGGATTACCGATGAGGTAACGGATATTCTGCCAAAAGAAAAACCAAGGTACCTGATGGGAGTCGGTACCCCGTGGAACATCCTTGAATCCATTGGATTGGGTATTGATATGATGGATTGCGTAATGCCTACCCGGAATGCAAGAAACGGGATGATCTTTACCTGGCAGGGAGTGGTGAACCTTAAAAATGAAAAGTGGAAGGACGACTTCTCGCCGTTGGATGAGTTTGGGACGAGCTTTGTAGATCAGGAATATTCAAAGGCTTATGTAAGGCACCTGTTCGTATCCAAAGAATACCTGGGCAAGCAGATTGCTTCTATTCATAATCTGGCGTTTTACCTGGATCTGGTAAAAGTAGCCAGGGAACATATTGTAGCAGGAGATTTCTACGAATGGAAAAAATCCGTGCTTCCTGTTCTGAGACAAAGATTATAA
- the rsfS gene encoding ribosome silencing factor, whose amino-acid sequence MNKTAEKQQLLDKIVEAIQDVKGEDIMIFDLSNIENSVAETFVICSGNSNTQVAALAGSVEKKVRNELRERPWHVEGTENAMWVLVDYVSVVVHIFQKQVREYYDIEELWGDASITKIENEL is encoded by the coding sequence ATGAATAAAACAGCAGAAAAGCAACAATTACTAGATAAAATCGTTGAGGCGATACAAGATGTAAAGGGTGAGGATATCATGATTTTTGATCTTTCCAACATAGAGAACTCGGTAGCAGAAACATTCGTGATATGCAGCGGTAACTCCAATACGCAGGTGGCTGCTCTGGCAGGAAGCGTAGAGAAGAAAGTGAGAAATGAACTGAGGGAGCGCCCATGGCATGTAGAGGGAACTGAAAACGCAATGTGGGTTCTGGTAGACTACGTTTCGGTAGTCGTTCATATATTCCAAAAGCAGGTTCGCGAGTATTACGATATAGAGGAACTTTGGGGTGATGCTTCTATCACCAAAATCGAAAATGAATTATAA
- a CDS encoding polyprenol monophosphomannose synthase: MKKLVIIPTYNEKENIENIISAVFALEDGFHVLVVDDSSPDGTAGIVKELQKEFPHELHLSVRHIKDGLGKAYIHGFHWAIQNGYDYIFEMDADFSHDPKDLPRLYEACLNADMAIGSRYSKGVNVVNWPMGRVLLSYFASRYVRFILGLPIHDTTAGFVCFSRKVLEEIGLENVKLKGYGFQIEMKFRAFKKNFRIVEVPIIFTNRILGESKMNGGIIHEAVFGVLNLKWKSIINRL; the protein is encoded by the coding sequence ATGAAAAAACTGGTCATCATTCCAACGTATAACGAAAAGGAAAATATTGAAAATATTATTTCCGCAGTTTTTGCATTGGAAGACGGCTTTCATGTTTTGGTAGTGGATGATTCTTCTCCTGACGGAACCGCCGGTATTGTAAAGGAGTTGCAGAAAGAATTCCCTCACGAACTTCACCTTTCCGTACGGCACATTAAGGACGGTTTGGGAAAAGCTTATATCCATGGCTTTCACTGGGCCATTCAGAACGGATATGATTACATCTTTGAAATGGATGCGGATTTTTCCCATGATCCTAAAGACCTCCCGAGACTTTATGAAGCCTGCCTCAACGCTGATATGGCTATCGGGTCCAGGTATTCCAAAGGAGTAAATGTGGTTAACTGGCCAATGGGGCGTGTGCTGTTGTCCTATTTTGCGTCCCGGTATGTCAGGTTCATTTTAGGATTGCCTATTCATGATACGACGGCAGGGTTTGTTTGCTTTTCAAGGAAAGTACTGGAAGAGATAGGGCTGGAAAATGTGAAACTGAAAGGATACGGCTTTCAGATTGAAATGAAATTCCGTGCTTTTAAAAAGAACTTCAGGATTGTGGAAGTACCGATTATTTTTACCAACAGGATTCTGGGGGAAAGCAAAATGAACGGTGGGATCATTCATGAAGCGGTATTCGGAGTACTCAATTTAAAATGGAAATCCATCATCAACAGATTATGA
- a CDS encoding biotin--[acetyl-CoA-carboxylase] ligase, whose protein sequence is MSELFYLKECSSTNDEIPGFLLYGNADFIGLHTFNQTQGRGQYGNRWTSAAGQNVAYTLAAGISNFRLPDSLFNYYTASLIRSFLANLTGLPVKIKWPNDIILKGKKIVGILIEKKKINQKTYYIIGAGFNVLQEDFDGISNAGSLLTQTGNRFELDGFTSQLHQFLTEQLRNPPSAQEVMEAFNAHLFRRNEISVFEIEKERQNGIIRHADEQGALWIELEKDGLRSFYHKEVKLLY, encoded by the coding sequence ATGAGCGAACTGTTTTATCTGAAAGAATGTTCTTCTACTAATGACGAAATTCCCGGATTTTTACTTTATGGAAATGCAGATTTTATCGGCCTGCATACTTTCAACCAAACTCAAGGCCGCGGTCAGTATGGAAATCGTTGGACCTCAGCAGCCGGACAGAATGTAGCATACACTTTGGCGGCAGGCATCTCGAATTTCCGGCTCCCGGATAGTTTATTCAATTATTATACCGCAAGCCTTATCAGATCGTTCCTTGCCAATCTGACCGGTTTACCCGTGAAAATAAAGTGGCCCAATGACATTATCCTTAAAGGTAAGAAAATCGTCGGGATTTTAATCGAAAAGAAAAAAATTAATCAAAAGACCTACTACATTATTGGCGCAGGCTTTAACGTTCTCCAGGAAGATTTTGATGGCATTTCCAATGCAGGTTCCCTTCTGACACAAACAGGAAATCGTTTTGAACTGGATGGATTTACCTCACAGCTGCATCAGTTCCTGACAGAACAACTACGCAATCCTCCTTCTGCTCAGGAAGTCATGGAAGCATTTAATGCCCACTTATTCCGCAGGAATGAAATCTCCGTTTTTGAAATTGAAAAAGAGCGACAAAATGGCATTATCCGCCATGCCGACGAACAAGGTGCCTTATGGATCGAGCTTGAAAAAGATGGCTTAAGGTCTTTCTACCACAAAGAAGTAAAGCTGCTTTACTGA
- a CDS encoding LptF/LptG family permease — MLKIVDRYIIKKYLGTFSFMLILLSVVVLVIDVQQKIPRIENARALDPKLDLNYFLIHFYPFWIINLVMTFLSILVFISVIYFTSRMANNTEIVAVISSGASFHRFARPYLITSLFIAVLSLLVNHFVLPWANIKKNQLEAYTYNSTNKEKVLGTAPVSAQLSRMEYIFINSWNKREKRGSGFVFQKFDKNRKMTYELKANDVYWDNAKKQFVLNGFVEKTINKDDSEKLNSGFDLKKSYGHDPEELFPNELLGQNKTTPELLKFISREREKGNSNLNAHLNELYQRTSMPVSVVILTFLALSLSSQKKRGGLGINLALGISLAFIFVFSFEALKVVSENKSMSPALAMWFPNMIFLPIAAILYFKRANQ; from the coding sequence ATGCTTAAAATTGTAGACAGATATATCATTAAGAAATACCTTGGGACCTTCAGTTTCATGCTGATATTGCTGTCTGTGGTCGTCCTGGTTATTGATGTCCAGCAGAAAATACCCAGGATAGAGAATGCACGGGCATTGGATCCGAAGCTTGATCTCAATTATTTCCTGATTCATTTCTATCCTTTCTGGATCATCAACCTGGTGATGACCTTCCTGTCTATTCTGGTTTTCATCTCTGTGATTTATTTTACCTCGAGAATGGCCAATAATACAGAAATTGTTGCGGTAATCAGCAGCGGGGCCAGTTTCCACCGGTTTGCAAGACCTTATCTGATCACCTCTCTGTTTATTGCAGTACTTTCGCTTCTGGTGAACCATTTTGTATTGCCTTGGGCTAACATTAAAAAAAACCAGCTTGAGGCGTATACCTACAATTCGACCAACAAAGAAAAAGTTCTTGGTACGGCGCCGGTTTCCGCACAATTGAGCCGCATGGAATATATTTTCATCAATTCCTGGAATAAACGTGAGAAGAGAGGTTCCGGCTTCGTGTTTCAGAAGTTTGACAAAAACAGGAAGATGACCTACGAGCTGAAAGCCAACGATGTATATTGGGATAATGCTAAAAAGCAGTTCGTGCTGAATGGCTTTGTTGAAAAAACGATCAATAAAGATGACAGTGAAAAGCTGAACAGCGGCTTTGACCTGAAGAAAAGTTACGGACATGATCCTGAAGAACTGTTTCCTAATGAACTCTTAGGACAGAATAAAACAACACCCGAACTTCTGAAATTCATCAGCAGGGAAAGAGAAAAAGGAAACAGCAATCTCAATGCCCACCTCAATGAGCTGTATCAGCGGACGTCAATGCCGGTTTCTGTAGTTATCCTTACTTTCCTGGCTTTGTCGCTCTCGTCACAGAAAAAGCGGGGCGGCTTAGGAATCAATCTTGCGCTTGGAATTTCGCTGGCGTTTATCTTTGTCTTTTCCTTTGAAGCATTGAAAGTTGTTTCTGAAAACAAGAGCATGTCCCCTGCGCTGGCAATGTGGTTCCCGAATATGATATTTTTACCGATCGCCGCCATCCTGTATTTCAAAAGAGCGAATCAGTAA
- a CDS encoding LUD domain-containing protein, with translation MNLFKRIVNKLTSQPEESEKESLEKLGDSLKNADLDYKFAQLFTHSGGFFNYCADEAEALQTLHQIIKIEGISNVFCWDKELQSFLNVIKTSCTSELEASNDAAFITCEYLIAYDGRIMLSHNNILHYHSSRLPSKIIIIANVSQIVNNLNDAMGKIKRNGNIKNLTSISGSQSKMDHSSGSATKLFLLLLED, from the coding sequence TTGAATTTATTTAAGAGGATTGTAAACAAACTTACCAGCCAGCCTGAGGAGAGTGAAAAAGAAAGTCTGGAGAAACTCGGGGATTCGCTGAAAAATGCGGATCTCGACTATAAGTTTGCACAGCTGTTTACGCATTCCGGTGGATTTTTCAATTACTGTGCGGATGAGGCGGAGGCGCTGCAGACTTTGCATCAGATCATCAAGATAGAAGGCATCAGCAATGTTTTCTGTTGGGATAAAGAATTGCAGAGTTTTTTGAACGTCATTAAGACTTCATGCACATCAGAGCTTGAAGCGTCCAACGATGCTGCTTTCATTACCTGTGAGTATCTTATTGCTTATGATGGCAGGATCATGCTTTCCCATAACAATATCCTTCACTATCACTCATCGAGGCTGCCTTCAAAAATAATTATCATTGCTAATGTATCACAGATTGTGAACAATCTTAATGATGCTATGGGAAAGATCAAAAGAAACGGGAATATCAAGAATCTTACTTCGATCAGCGGCAGCCAGTCTAAAATGGACCATTCTTCAGGATCTGCCACGAAATTATTTTTACTGCTGCTTGAAGATTAG